The Clostridiaceae bacterium HFYG-1003 genome includes a window with the following:
- a CDS encoding thioredoxin domain-containing protein, whose translation MTQQHTNRLIGEASPYLLQHAHNHVDWYPWGEEALGRARRENKPIFLSVGYSTCHWCHVMERESFENEEIARLLNEHFIAVKVDREERPDLDHLYMSFTQALTGQGGWPMNVFLTPGLAPFYAATYIPPQATVWSPGFPQILTGIQEVYHGNPAAVEQITEQVLTQVQTIRSRQREDRRSLDPDLAEQLVETLRLRYDPVHPGFGTKPKFPAPHNLLFLLNQPDVQTGADQADPSDEPGPLEMAFATLESMYRGGIYDHVGGGISRYSVDEAWLVPHFEKMLYDNAFLMEVAARAWQRQPLPLFRTIYDRTLEYIMSDLQSEDGLFCAAEDADSEGVEGKFYVFCEAEIDQIAGDAAEPFKAVFGVTAKGNFEGGNILNLIAAELSVRDSEEQVWRPLLNQLKAWRDQRIRPLRDDKILFSWNAMVVRALAVGSQAFADPSLLTLAEATMDRLLGSMTVDGRLHTSRRGSRMGPEGILDDYAFGIHALLALAQASQRPKWLLQAIRLTEQTLQEFYSEAEQAFQLAGVGRSDLILNPVDAYDSAIPSGNGIMALVLAELSLIAHEPRYRRILDQMFQRFSGQMTDNPDAVVTLVDAWQRISGDQELHILTGPDFEALTRLARSLNLPGRIQLVTPDSPLRAAVDFLGSLDSSDRVFLYHCTAGVCDLPREIEQS comes from the coding sequence ATGACTCAACAGCATACCAACCGACTGATCGGCGAAGCCTCGCCGTATCTATTGCAGCATGCCCACAATCACGTGGACTGGTACCCCTGGGGCGAGGAAGCGCTCGGGCGGGCCCGGCGGGAGAATAAGCCAATTTTTCTGTCGGTAGGTTATTCCACCTGCCACTGGTGTCACGTCATGGAGCGGGAATCCTTTGAAAACGAGGAAATTGCCCGACTGTTGAACGAGCACTTCATTGCCGTCAAAGTGGACCGGGAGGAGCGCCCGGATCTGGATCACCTGTACATGAGCTTTACCCAGGCCTTGACCGGGCAGGGCGGCTGGCCGATGAACGTCTTTCTGACGCCCGGGCTGGCGCCGTTTTATGCCGCTACCTACATCCCGCCGCAGGCCACGGTCTGGTCCCCCGGATTCCCTCAGATACTGACCGGGATTCAGGAGGTCTATCACGGGAATCCTGCCGCTGTGGAACAGATTACGGAGCAGGTGCTCACCCAGGTTCAAACCATCCGGAGCCGGCAGCGGGAGGACCGCCGCAGCCTGGACCCCGACCTGGCCGAACAGCTGGTGGAGACCCTGCGCCTGCGCTATGATCCGGTTCATCCTGGCTTTGGCACCAAACCCAAGTTTCCTGCCCCACACAACCTGCTGTTCCTTTTGAATCAGCCGGATGTCCAGACCGGGGCAGATCAGGCGGATCCCTCTGACGAACCAGGACCCCTGGAAATGGCGTTTGCCACCCTGGAAAGCATGTACCGCGGCGGAATCTATGATCATGTCGGAGGCGGCATCAGCCGCTACAGTGTGGATGAGGCCTGGCTGGTGCCACATTTTGAGAAGATGCTCTATGACAATGCCTTTCTGATGGAAGTGGCGGCCAGAGCCTGGCAGAGGCAGCCGTTGCCCCTGTTTCGAACGATCTATGACCGGACCCTGGAGTATATAATGAGTGATCTCCAGTCGGAAGACGGACTCTTTTGCGCCGCCGAGGATGCCGATTCAGAAGGGGTGGAAGGCAAATTCTATGTCTTTTGCGAAGCTGAGATCGATCAGATCGCGGGCGATGCGGCAGAGCCTTTCAAAGCTGTCTTCGGGGTGACGGCAAAGGGAAACTTTGAAGGCGGGAACATCCTGAATCTGATTGCTGCCGAGTTGTCGGTGCGGGATTCCGAAGAACAGGTCTGGCGGCCGCTGCTCAATCAGCTGAAAGCCTGGCGGGATCAGCGGATCCGGCCCCTGCGGGATGATAAAATCCTGTTTTCCTGGAACGCCATGGTCGTCCGGGCCCTGGCCGTCGGCTCCCAGGCTTTTGCCGATCCGTCCCTGCTGACCCTGGCCGAAGCGACGATGGACCGGCTGCTGGGATCAATGACCGTGGACGGCAGGCTTCATACCTCCCGCCGGGGCAGCCGGATGGGACCCGAAGGCATCCTGGACGATTATGCCTTTGGGATTCACGCGCTGCTGGCACTGGCTCAGGCCAGTCAGCGGCCAAAGTGGCTTCTTCAGGCCATCCGACTCACGGAGCAGACCCTGCAGGAATTTTACTCCGAGGCGGAACAAGCCTTTCAGCTGGCGGGAGTCGGTCGGTCCGACCTGATTCTGAACCCGGTGGATGCCTACGATTCCGCGATTCCATCGGGAAACGGAATCATGGCGCTGGTCCTGGCCGAGCTTAGCCTGATCGCCCACGAGCCCAGGTACCGGCGGATTCTGGATCAGATGTTTCAGCGCTTTTCCGGCCAGATGACGGACAACCCGGATGCCGTGGTCACCCTGGTGGATGCCTGGCAGCGAATATCCGGAGATCAGGAACTGCATATCCTGACCGGACCGGATTTCGAGGCCCTGACCCGACTGGCTCGTTCGTTGAATCTGCCTGGACGGATCCAGCTGGTCACACCGGACAGTCCGCTCCGCGCCGCGGTTGACTTTTTGGGCAGCCTGGACAGTTCGGACCGAGTCTTCCTGTATCATTGCACTGCTGGAGTCTGCGATCTGCCCCGGGAAATCGAGCAATCCTGA
- the glsA gene encoding glutaminase A gives MDQGLTDALAYGSGYLGQGKVADYIPALAGAPADHLGICVLTRDGEFHCRGHWDQMFTMQSISKALLLIYALLELGHEKVFSRVGVEPTGDSFNSIVKLETKGHHPLNPFINAGAIATMGLILEEGRTFVQFMEFLEGLARRPLTIDETVYRSEKETGDLNRSLAYFMKSDQVIQGDVEATLDAYFRMCSILVNTRDLARFGMILANDGQDPLTGEPILSAYYATLVKTLMVTCGMYDSSGEFAIKVGMPAKSGVGGGILALVQGKAGLGVYSPALDEKGNSLCGIKTLEYLSQALDLHYFKGNQ, from the coding sequence ATGGATCAGGGACTGACCGACGCGCTTGCCTATGGATCCGGTTATCTGGGACAGGGCAAAGTGGCTGATTATATCCCGGCCCTGGCTGGAGCCCCCGCTGACCATTTGGGCATCTGCGTTCTCACCCGGGATGGGGAGTTCCACTGCCGCGGCCACTGGGATCAGATGTTCACCATGCAGAGCATTTCCAAGGCCCTGCTCCTGATCTACGCCCTGCTTGAATTGGGTCATGAGAAAGTCTTCTCCCGGGTTGGCGTGGAACCGACCGGCGATTCCTTCAACTCCATCGTCAAGCTGGAAACCAAGGGGCACCATCCTCTGAATCCCTTCATCAATGCCGGCGCCATCGCGACGATGGGGCTGATCCTGGAGGAGGGCAGAACCTTCGTCCAGTTCATGGAATTCCTCGAAGGCCTGGCCCGCCGCCCCCTGACCATTGATGAGACGGTGTACCGGTCGGAAAAGGAAACCGGTGACCTGAACCGGTCTCTGGCCTATTTCATGAAATCCGACCAGGTCATTCAGGGCGATGTGGAAGCGACCCTGGATGCCTACTTCCGGATGTGCTCCATCCTGGTCAATACCAGGGATCTGGCCCGGTTTGGCATGATCCTGGCCAATGACGGGCAGGATCCGCTCACCGGAGAGCCGATTCTCAGCGCTTATTATGCCACTCTGGTCAAAACACTCATGGTCACCTGTGGCATGTATGACAGTTCCGGGGAATTTGCCATTAAAGTCGGCATGCCGGCCAAAAGCGGCGTGGGCGGAGGCATTCTCGCCCTGGTACAGGGCAAGGCCGGCCTGGGGGTCTACAGTCCCGCCCTGGATGAGAAGGGCAACAGTCTGTGCGGCATCAAGACCCTGGAATACCTGTCCCAGGCCCTGGATCTGCATTATTTCAAAGGAAATCAGTAG
- a CDS encoding DUF488 family protein, with product MAVIEVSRVYEEIAAGRRILVDRLWPRGKRKEDLELTDWAKAVAPSTELRRTFAHDPETFPRFREAYLEELNANPAAADFLEQMAIYLADGPVVFLYAAKSREYNHALVLRDWVLSRQEEAAGAEPAGTKPAGPKPAGPKPPASQKNNR from the coding sequence ATGGCAGTCATTGAGGTAAGCCGGGTGTATGAGGAGATTGCAGCGGGCAGGCGGATTCTGGTAGACCGGCTCTGGCCCAGAGGGAAACGCAAGGAGGATCTTGAGCTGACCGACTGGGCCAAAGCAGTGGCGCCATCCACGGAACTGCGCCGGACCTTTGCCCATGATCCCGAGACCTTTCCCCGGTTCCGGGAAGCCTACCTGGAGGAGTTGAACGCAAACCCTGCGGCGGCGGACTTTCTGGAGCAGATGGCAATTTATCTGGCGGATGGGCCCGTGGTGTTTCTCTATGCCGCCAAGTCCCGGGAATATAACCATGCCCTGGTGTTGCGGGACTGGGTGCTCTCCCGCCAGGAGGAAGCAGCCGGAGCGGAACCCGCCGGGACGAAACCAGCCGGACCGAAACCAGCCGGACCGAAACCACCGGCCAGTCAAAAAAATAACAGGTAA
- a CDS encoding serpin family protein — translation MIKKAAPFVLSLSILAGCAPAAPASAFLKKVAVSPTATTVQVPSDIHASIFALAKEITPAYFSESKKQNQIFSPLSLWTALGVLREGAAGETRTELDQLMKLSADFDSSKVIPDLSKSLNFMTASKLPKAKPDDSKYGVLLTNGIFFDQRFAKNIRSSFFETAASVWGTETAHVDFTKETETKSLIRQWVSDKTEQFIADYDATFATDGSAILNIYNVLFLKDLWLEPFQKLENQTFHAPTGDVSVPFMGRLAEGAHYVDHSKAQAVAFPGEQGIRVWFMLPKNELQPVDLVADLDGILAGGAPTYVNFKAPVLDLDGENLSLKDLLEAKGYTKMFHSADLSRMLDGVNAEVSEIKQKTKLQMDEKGFKAAAVTEIGILETSGPADPPVEFIADRPYLIVIEYQGLPLFIAQIKQPSEK, via the coding sequence ATGATAAAAAAAGCCGCCCCTTTCGTCCTGAGTCTGTCAATTCTGGCCGGCTGTGCTCCGGCTGCCCCGGCTTCGGCCTTTTTGAAGAAAGTTGCGGTCAGTCCAACGGCCACCACTGTCCAGGTCCCGTCGGACATCCACGCCAGCATCTTTGCGCTGGCCAAGGAGATTACCCCGGCGTACTTCAGCGAATCCAAGAAGCAGAACCAGATCTTTTCCCCACTGTCCCTGTGGACGGCGCTGGGTGTTCTGCGGGAAGGCGCAGCCGGTGAAACGCGGACGGAGCTGGACCAACTGATGAAGCTGTCCGCGGACTTTGACTCTTCCAAGGTGATCCCGGACTTGTCCAAAAGCCTCAATTTCATGACGGCTTCGAAACTGCCCAAGGCCAAACCGGATGATTCCAAGTACGGCGTCCTTTTAACGAATGGGATTTTCTTTGACCAACGCTTTGCCAAAAACATCCGCTCCAGTTTTTTTGAGACGGCAGCCTCGGTCTGGGGTACGGAAACGGCCCATGTTGACTTTACCAAAGAAACCGAAACCAAATCGCTTATCCGCCAGTGGGTCAGTGACAAGACCGAGCAGTTCATCGCGGATTATGACGCCACCTTCGCCACGGATGGTTCCGCCATCCTCAATATCTACAATGTCCTGTTCCTGAAGGACCTGTGGCTGGAGCCTTTCCAGAAACTGGAGAATCAGACCTTCCACGCTCCGACCGGCGATGTTTCGGTGCCGTTCATGGGCCGTCTTGCCGAAGGCGCTCACTATGTCGATCATTCCAAAGCCCAGGCTGTCGCTTTCCCCGGAGAACAGGGCATTCGCGTCTGGTTCATGCTGCCGAAGAACGAATTGCAGCCGGTGGACCTGGTGGCTGACCTGGATGGCATTCTGGCCGGCGGAGCGCCGACCTATGTCAACTTCAAGGCACCGGTCCTGGATCTGGACGGAGAGAATCTGTCGCTGAAGGACCTGCTGGAAGCCAAGGGCTATACCAAAATGTTCCATTCGGCGGATCTGTCCCGCATGCTGGACGGAGTCAACGCGGAGGTCTCCGAGATCAAGCAGAAGACGAAACTGCAGATGGACGAAAAGGGCTTCAAGGCTGCGGCCGTCACCGAAATTGGCATTCTGGAGACCTCCGGACCGGCCGATCCCCCGGTTGAATTCATCGCTGACCGGCCCTATCTTATCGTCATTGAGTACCAGGGCCTGCCTCTGTTCATTGCTCAGATCAAACAGCCGTCAGAAAAATAA
- a CDS encoding metallophosphoesterase, whose amino-acid sequence MNYKLPLNILHVADLHLLSARLHDKGDALHRVSLQGDGKVLPYSAEIVEAFTWYVLRQKPDLLVISGDLTFNGELESHLDVVEQLHRIQSGGIPVALIPGNHDIAIASAAAFLKGSIRSAPSISEPEFLELYRAFGYDRARWRDPASFSCILELNDGLRLALIDTNTRLAPGRISPATLEWLDRSLGEASAQGETILTATHQNILVHNEKFTRGFIIDNHLELMQVLDKYRIRLNLSGHIHLQHLALTPEGLNETATGALSAFPHLMAHVTIDEELVLQYRTESLNVSGWAAGQRVNDPNLMDFEAFSSQYFYGISALKTGADLLQDPSLSEPEVIRMAEFAAEVTRAYFSGTLHLLLQDPQRHQGYRLWEEKGRHLRFWHYLNSFLIAPLKNENELRLSLRPKP is encoded by the coding sequence ATGAATTATAAATTGCCTCTCAACATTCTTCACGTTGCCGATCTGCATCTGCTGTCCGCCCGTCTCCATGACAAAGGCGATGCCCTGCATCGCGTCAGTCTGCAGGGTGACGGCAAAGTTCTGCCCTATTCAGCGGAAATCGTGGAGGCGTTCACCTGGTATGTGCTTCGCCAGAAACCGGATCTATTGGTCATCAGCGGCGATCTGACTTTCAACGGGGAATTGGAGAGCCATCTGGATGTGGTGGAACAGCTGCACCGGATTCAGTCCGGGGGAATTCCGGTAGCGCTGATTCCCGGGAATCACGATATCGCCATCGCTTCGGCGGCCGCATTCCTGAAGGGAAGCATCCGGTCGGCGCCGTCCATCAGTGAGCCAGAATTCCTGGAACTGTACCGGGCCTTCGGCTATGACCGTGCCCGCTGGCGGGATCCGGCTTCCTTCAGCTGTATCCTGGAACTGAATGACGGGCTGCGGCTGGCTTTGATTGATACCAACACCCGCCTGGCACCGGGCAGGATTTCTCCGGCAACGCTGGAATGGCTGGACCGGTCCCTGGGGGAAGCTTCCGCTCAGGGCGAAACCATTCTGACGGCGACCCATCAAAATATTCTGGTCCATAATGAAAAGTTCACCAGGGGATTCATCATCGACAACCATCTGGAGCTGATGCAGGTTCTCGATAAGTATCGGATCCGGCTGAATCTGTCCGGTCATATCCATCTGCAGCACCTGGCTCTGACTCCGGAGGGTCTCAACGAAACTGCCACCGGGGCGTTGTCGGCGTTTCCTCATTTGATGGCTCATGTGACCATTGATGAGGAACTGGTCCTGCAGTACCGGACCGAATCGCTGAACGTGTCCGGCTGGGCCGCCGGCCAGAGAGTGAATGACCCTAATCTGATGGATTTTGAGGCTTTCTCCAGTCAGTACTTTTACGGGATTTCAGCGCTGAAGACCGGTGCTGATCTGCTCCAGGATCCTTCCCTCAGCGAACCGGAGGTGATTCGAATGGCTGAATTCGCGGCGGAAGTGACCCGGGCCTATTTCTCCGGAACCCTGCATCTGCTGCTGCAGGATCCGCAGCGTCACCAGGGCTATCGCCTGTGGGAAGAAAAAGGGCGTCACCTGCGGTTCTGGCATTATCTCAATTCCTTCCTGATTGCTCCGCTCAAGAATGAGAATGAGCTGCGGCTGTCGCTGCGGCCGAAGCCCTGA
- a CDS encoding cobyrinate a,c-diamide synthase, protein MNQIRPRLLIAGTGSGSGKTTMTSAILSALKLLGKSPIAFKCGPDFIDPMFHREVTGIPCRNLDLFLMKEATVRSTLHNHGQSFDLSLIEGVMGLYDGIDDEGTASANAVSLVTGTPVLLVVNVHGKGLSVCAEIFGFLKFMPNRVQGILLNHCPDGLVAYYRSMIQERLELPVVGALPAIPEAEIGSRHLGLITAAEISDLRQKLDRLGQAALQGVNWDLFFAIAAGADRLDPLDSPPETEPILPEGRDRSGVGSGTTNAAGDDPVSAEGDRPLRIGISRDEAFCFYYQDNLDLLETMGAQLVFFSPLHEPALPDHLDGLILWGGYPELHARTLSENQGMLQALRTGSQSGLPIYAECGGFMVLHKAIRTPSGEEYPMAGVFPGITRMTDSLQDFGYARLTANADNLLLPRGAVIPAHSFHHSVSDDPGDCFTAVKAGSGRSYPAFRQTRQTLAGYPHLLWSDNPEAVSRFLAACRVYQTEQAPFRASAAATAAAHSHS, encoded by the coding sequence ATGAATCAAATCAGACCACGCCTCCTCATTGCCGGAACCGGCAGCGGGAGCGGAAAAACGACGATGACCTCAGCCATTCTGTCTGCCCTGAAGCTGCTGGGCAAATCACCCATTGCCTTCAAGTGCGGTCCCGATTTCATCGATCCCATGTTTCACCGGGAGGTCACGGGGATTCCCTGCCGCAATCTGGATCTGTTTCTGATGAAGGAAGCCACGGTCCGATCCACCTTGCATAATCACGGTCAGTCCTTTGATCTGTCATTGATTGAGGGGGTGATGGGGCTCTATGACGGCATTGATGATGAGGGAACAGCTTCTGCCAATGCCGTGTCCCTGGTCACGGGCACGCCGGTGCTCCTGGTGGTCAATGTCCATGGAAAAGGTTTGTCCGTCTGTGCCGAAATCTTTGGCTTTCTGAAGTTCATGCCCAACCGGGTGCAGGGCATTCTGCTCAACCACTGCCCGGATGGCCTGGTGGCGTATTACCGGTCGATGATCCAGGAGCGTCTGGAGCTGCCGGTGGTGGGCGCGCTGCCCGCCATTCCGGAAGCGGAGATCGGATCCCGTCACTTGGGCCTGATCACAGCGGCGGAGATCAGCGATCTCCGCCAGAAGCTGGACCGCCTGGGGCAGGCGGCCTTACAGGGAGTCAACTGGGATCTTTTCTTTGCGATTGCCGCCGGAGCGGACCGCTTAGACCCCCTGGACTCACCGCCTGAAACGGAGCCGATCCTGCCGGAGGGAAGGGATCGAAGCGGAGTCGGATCCGGCACCACGAATGCGGCCGGAGACGATCCAGTATCCGCTGAGGGGGACCGACCGCTGCGGATCGGCATTTCCAGGGATGAAGCCTTCTGCTTCTACTATCAGGACAACCTGGACCTCCTTGAAACCATGGGAGCCCAGCTGGTGTTTTTCTCCCCGCTGCACGAACCGGCTCTGCCGGACCATCTGGATGGCCTGATCCTGTGGGGCGGCTATCCGGAACTGCATGCCCGGACTCTGTCCGAAAATCAGGGGATGCTCCAAGCCCTCCGGACAGGCTCACAGTCGGGGCTGCCAATCTATGCCGAGTGCGGCGGCTTTATGGTGCTGCACAAAGCCATCCGGACACCATCGGGAGAGGAGTACCCGATGGCGGGCGTTTTCCCCGGAATCACCCGGATGACCGATTCGCTCCAGGATTTCGGATATGCCAGGCTGACCGCCAACGCAGACAATCTGCTCCTGCCCCGGGGAGCCGTCATCCCGGCGCACAGCTTCCATCACTCCGTCAGTGACGATCCCGGCGACTGCTTCACCGCCGTTAAAGCCGGCAGCGGCAGATCCTATCCGGCCTTCCGCCAGACCAGGCAAACCCTGGCGGGTTACCCGCACCTGCTTTGGTCCGATAATCCGGAAGCGGTGAGCCGGTTTCTGGCGGCCTGCCGGGTCTATCAGACCGAGCAGGCGCCATTCAGGGCTTCGGCCGCAGCGACAGCCGCAGCTCATTCTCATTCTTGA
- a CDS encoding xanthine permease yields the protein MTNKVHGYLPDETPRPLELLFFALQQIIVMFPATVLVALLTGFNVSTTIFASGLATLCFILVTGRKIPLYYGSSFSYIAAITSITMGSTYAHLPMNERISIAQFGIMMSGFVSIIAGFIIRRYGRKLIDRLLPASVTGPIAIIIGLSLAGSAMSNATAVPASVDPAWGMNWAWVIAIATLLSTILYSVYLKGRFSQLPILFGLLTGYGVAIIVQMVTKIPFISFDTIQGAMLQLPVITLPKPTFVAVAAIMPIALATIPESTAHIFQLHIYVNNLAKKKGSTKVYDLENRLGDNLIGDGIGDIVSAAIGGPAGTNYGENISAMAISKNFSVNVLITAAILTMVISSFTPLVNAVYSIPAAVIGGLSIYLFGVIAAQGIAIIIEKQVDMFSSKNLAIISVILIIGLGGSFYFPESMIPFFGVRFPAIATAAIVGILLNLLLSLGNQEEPVIVDEDVDLA from the coding sequence ATGACCAACAAGGTACACGGCTATCTGCCGGATGAGACGCCAAGGCCCCTGGAATTATTATTCTTTGCACTCCAACAAATCATCGTCATGTTCCCCGCGACGGTTCTGGTCGCTCTGCTGACCGGATTCAACGTATCCACCACCATCTTCGCCTCAGGGCTGGCAACGCTTTGCTTTATCCTGGTGACCGGACGCAAGATTCCGCTCTACTACGGTTCCAGCTTCTCCTACATCGCGGCCATTACCTCCATTACCATGGGATCAACCTATGCCCATCTGCCCATGAATGAAAGAATCTCCATTGCTCAGTTCGGTATCATGATGTCCGGATTCGTGTCGATCATTGCCGGTTTCATCATCCGCCGGTACGGCCGTAAGCTCATTGATCGCCTGCTGCCCGCCAGCGTCACCGGACCCATTGCCATCATCATCGGTCTGTCCCTGGCTGGTTCGGCTATGTCCAACGCCACCGCTGTGCCGGCCTCCGTGGATCCCGCCTGGGGAATGAACTGGGCCTGGGTGATCGCCATCGCGACCCTGCTCTCCACCATCCTTTACTCAGTTTATCTGAAGGGACGATTCAGCCAGCTGCCGATCCTGTTCGGACTCCTGACCGGCTATGGCGTTGCCATCATCGTTCAGATGGTTACGAAAATTCCGTTCATCAGCTTTGATACCATTCAGGGAGCCATGCTTCAGCTGCCGGTCATCACGCTGCCCAAGCCGACCTTTGTTGCAGTGGCTGCTATTATGCCCATCGCGCTGGCCACCATCCCGGAATCGACGGCCCACATCTTCCAGCTGCACATCTATGTCAACAATCTGGCAAAGAAGAAGGGTTCCACCAAGGTCTACGACCTGGAGAACCGCCTGGGCGACAACCTCATCGGTGACGGAATCGGCGACATCGTTTCCGCAGCCATCGGCGGACCGGCCGGCACCAACTATGGCGAAAACATTTCCGCCATGGCCATTTCCAAGAACTTCTCAGTCAACGTGCTGATTACGGCGGCAATCCTGACCATGGTGATCTCCAGCTTCACCCCCCTGGTCAACGCGGTCTATTCCATTCCGGCAGCCGTCATCGGCGGACTGTCCATCTACCTGTTCGGTGTCATTGCCGCTCAGGGAATCGCCATCATCATTGAGAAGCAGGTGGATATGTTCAGCTCCAAGAATCTTGCGATCATCTCCGTGATCCTCATCATTGGCCTGGGCGGCAGCTTCTACTTCCCGGAATCCATGATTCCATTCTTCGGCGTGCGTTTCCCGGCCATTGCCACCGCCGCCATCGTCGGAATTCTCCTCAACCTCCTGCTGAGCCTCGGCAATCAGGAAGAACCCGTTATCGTCGATGAGGATGTCGATCTGGCATAG
- a CDS encoding MFS transporter, giving the protein MPQDKLKLNVRQTLLIGLGFFASSLLWSLYNSFVPLILQDFIASTATVGLIMTIDNVFGVIFQPYFGARSDKTRTRFGRRMPYILIGAPICAVLFAFIPQMKVLWLLMLVIIIFNFIMSIWRAPMIALMPDLTPDPLRSKANGLINLMGGAASIIAFLVGGRIAHSYGRGATFLMGSVIMLLAVGLLFVLIKENRLNPRLMTPPDTQEESGDQSFFGLGGFRKLSSDSRRSLFFLLLAIFFWFCAYNAVETFFTSYATTVLGQSEGQAAMLLAFFSVSFVIFAVPSGIIADRIGRRRTILLGLVGLVAVFIPLLFVESLWGIRALLLLGGMFWAGININSLPMVLEMAGENELGTFTGYYYFFSFSASIASPILFGLVRDLSGSFRSLFVYAPIAFALALLAILQVTHAWEKKTQPGDSGNQ; this is encoded by the coding sequence ATGCCACAGGACAAGCTGAAGCTGAACGTTCGCCAGACCCTGCTGATCGGATTGGGATTTTTTGCCAGCTCATTGTTATGGAGCCTGTACAACAGTTTCGTACCCTTGATTCTTCAGGACTTCATTGCCTCCACCGCCACCGTCGGTCTGATCATGACCATCGACAACGTCTTCGGGGTGATTTTTCAGCCGTATTTCGGTGCCAGAAGCGACAAAACCCGCACCCGGTTCGGCCGGCGCATGCCCTATATCCTGATTGGCGCACCGATCTGCGCCGTGCTGTTCGCCTTCATTCCTCAGATGAAAGTGCTATGGCTTCTGATGCTGGTTATTATTATCTTTAATTTCATCATGTCCATCTGGCGGGCTCCCATGATTGCATTGATGCCGGATTTGACACCGGACCCCCTGCGCAGCAAGGCCAACGGACTGATTAATCTGATGGGCGGCGCTGCCTCCATCATCGCCTTTCTGGTGGGGGGACGCATCGCCCACAGCTACGGCCGCGGCGCCACTTTCCTTATGGGGTCCGTCATCATGCTGCTGGCCGTTGGCCTGCTCTTTGTCCTGATCAAGGAAAACCGGCTCAATCCCAGACTGATGACTCCGCCGGATACCCAGGAGGAATCTGGTGATCAGTCATTCTTTGGACTGGGGGGCTTCCGCAAGCTGTCGTCCGATTCCCGGCGCAGCCTGTTCTTTCTGCTTCTGGCGATTTTTTTCTGGTTTTGTGCCTACAACGCGGTGGAAACCTTCTTCACCAGCTATGCCACGACGGTCCTGGGACAGAGTGAGGGACAGGCAGCCATGCTGCTGGCATTTTTCTCCGTTTCCTTTGTCATTTTCGCCGTACCCTCGGGGATCATTGCCGACCGGATCGGCCGGCGCCGAACCATCCTCCTGGGCCTGGTCGGCCTAGTGGCGGTGTTCATTCCGCTTCTGTTTGTGGAATCATTATGGGGCATCCGGGCGCTGCTGCTTCTGGGCGGTATGTTCTGGGCCGGCATTAACATCAATTCCCTGCCCATGGTGCTGGAGATGGCGGGAGAGAATGAACTGGGAACATTCACCGGTTACTACTATTTCTTTTCCTTCTCTGCATCCATTGCCAGCCCCATCCTGTTCGGACTGGTCCGGGACCTGTCCGGCAGCTTCCGCTCCCTGTTTGTTTACGCGCCCATTGCCTTCGCGCTGGCGCTTCTGGCGATTCTGCAGGTGACGCACGCCTGGGAGAAAAAAACGCAGCCCGGAGATTCAGGAAACCAGTAA
- a CDS encoding DUF1667 domain-containing protein, whose translation MKAYFTSLIRCKDSGRIEVVPVKSTQPVEMEMFLPISRVLSRIYVGKPVRRGDVICLNVLNQGINIVATKTVE comes from the coding sequence ATGAAAGCCTATTTTACATCCCTCATTCGCTGCAAGGACTCCGGACGAATTGAAGTGGTGCCGGTGAAAAGCACCCAACCAGTGGAGATGGAAATGTTCCTGCCGATTTCCCGGGTCCTCTCCCGCATTTATGTTGGAAAGCCCGTCCGCCGGGGCGACGTGATCTGCCTCAATGTACTCAACCAGGGCATTAACATTGTCGCCACCAAGACCGTTGAGTAG